In Danaus plexippus chromosome 8, MEX_DaPlex, whole genome shotgun sequence, the sequence attaaaatataaataagtacacaagacattataaataaacacgaTTAAATAATCGTTGAAAAGAAATGTTGGGTTAGAATTTTTACAGCTAACAGAAACGTGACAAGGTATTGAATGTTTTACTGTTACATGTGGAGGGGAGGTGTCATcgctttaataaaactaaaaaatataaaatcttaatacaaaaaaatgtttatagaaattaatactAATGAGCTATAATAATCTTTACACCGGGTTCAGGATCCACAGCTACGTCTTTAGCCAGCGGTGCATTTCCAATGATTCTAAAGTTTTTCGTATATGGTATCACACCTACCAACAAACCAGAGACAACGACCCAAATTCCTGCGACGTAGAATGCCGCGTCCCAGTATCCAGTCCTATCTTTTAAGGcccctgaaaaaaaaaacatgttggCATTGTTGATTGATTTCGTCACTAATTCTAATTTTGTGTATAAAGTCAATTTAACGTCGGCAAATCTTCACGAGAGGCGATTTGTGATGACCCTCGAAAACAACTTATGAAAATGACTCAGGAGAGAGGAACGAGTCACGATTAATTATATActctatacaatttatttctattattttgtttcaaggtttatttgaatgttttaagcCCAATATAGGTTCTTCAATCAatgtagacattttttttattatgttatattaaggAAAATCCCTgcaaaattacatataaggCACATTGAGTACATGTATctctatttctatttttaatgtttattaaaattttaattatatatatattttatacaaatttattattaaaataaaacgaacacAATTTATAGCATAAATTTCCATTGGGTATAATGTAACGAGTTTATTGATAACATTCTGAATTACGAGCGAAGGTCACATTTTATGGACtgaactaaatttataaattaattgaaggCAAAAACACCAGGAACACGAGCTGTTCTACGAAcgaatagtttattatatataaactaaactaccaggtaattttaagttatattcagTACGTTAATATTAACCAAACTTGAGACTTTATTTGCCAACTGTTCCAAGTTCCCATGCATTCACTTTAATAGTGTCCATGTTAAtaatctatacaaataaatacaattggtgtgtctgtttgtaatatggaaataacagttttttactatatgcatataaatttTCGTTATTACGTATTCGTAGCCATGTTTTTTGAGACACGACTACCGATCAGTTCTCAATAAACCCAAATCGAGGGTCCGTActaatgtacataaatataaaacagatagTACCAAAAAAGTTAAAAGGTGTCCgtactgaaataatattttatcaactcACCAGCCATGGGTGGTCCAATCAAATGTCCAATCCCTTGACTCAACAGCACCAATCCATACGCCATGGTGAAACGCTCCAGCGCTATCAATTCCACCAGAATACTCGGCGTATACGAATACGAACTGGAGAAGGTTAATCCGAAGAACAATGAGTTCAGCGCCAGTATGTAGAAGCTGTAGCTCTCCCTCGCGTCCATAACTCGTATCAGAATAGGGAAGAGCACGATCGTTATACCGCAAGCTACTAAACACATCGCGTATGTCTTTGTTATGTTGACCCAAGGAAGGTCGCCAAACCATCCAAGTCCGACCtattaaaatacagtttttttaaatataaattcatatctcTGTCTCTATGTCTCTGGTATCAACCTATACGCTTTACGCTCATTAGACtataacatgaaaataattgtataaaccCAAATGACCGTCCGTACTAATGTACATACAGAACATATCAGTGTTCAACCGatattgtctttatattttataattttacttagcATAACTATAATCATAGCTAAAAAGGAACAGATATTAGACACGCTGTTGTAAAACGtagtaaaaaataaggaatttatttaaaatatgttcactACTACTAGTTTTTGTTGCTCTCCTTGAGATTAAACTTAACAGTTGAATGGATTTCTTACAAGAAATGTGATTGACTCTACTCACGATGCCAATTATGGTTGCGACGCCGAAAACACTCAGCATCAAGGATCCTTGGGTCTCGCTGTAGCCGTTGGCTTCCATGAACGTGGAAATGTAGAAATATGGCACAATAAACCATATAAACAGCACCAGGGTCGAAAGGTTCATCATGAGGAAGTGGAACTCCGTGAACATGTTGAAGTcgaatgttttgttaatagCGTGCAGAATCTTCTTGCCCCAGGTCTAAAACAgagaaataatcaaatacaCATATTAAGGCAGAAACagcacaaatatttaaaaacagctGGTGAGgagaattaatttttcacaaaataaaaaagttattgatgtgataattattttcaatatttgagacaatattaaaattatgccCTTTTTATGCTTGAACTAAATGGTAAAAActcttattagttttaaaataagcgTACCTTTTCCTCTTGATCCTCTACAGACCACATTGAATTCTTATAGATATCGGGGCAAGACGAAGCCCGCAGCTTGTATTTAGCGATGTTCATCATTGCTCCGCGATGCATAATGGAGTTACGATGGACCCGAATTCCTTTTAGATAGTGATGATCTGTTTGGAATTGCTTGGAAAACCAATCCTGATGCCAGGTCTTAGGTGTTATCACCGCTGGACCGTTTTCAGGAATTGGCTGCAACAGTTTCTCCTTTACCCTTTCTAATTTCTTATCGAACTCTTTCTTCTGTTTCTTTTTAAGCTTCTCCTTTGAAAGCGGTTCTGAGGTAAGTTTGGAATCTGAGCCAGTCCTCAAAGCTAATAGCGACGGATAATTTTGAAGTATTATGTTGTACAGCCGCTCGTTAGTCGCAAGTTGATCTATAACTTCAGGAGGCAACTGTaaacataaagaaattaaaattaaaataatgttctaatataagaaaataagatttttttgtagaatATTATCTTCGAAAAACACATACCCTTTCACTTTGTTTCAAAAACGttggtaaatttaaaacagagcTGACTTTCTGTTGTTGCGTTAAATCAGCGTTCATTTTCGTCACTGCCTCTACATTTTCAGCCTCGGCAATAGCTGATATCAGGGCAGAGAGTATGTGCTCTGGTGCTTCCCCACTATTAATTAAGCTTTTCAGTTCCTCAGCACCGGGATACACGGATTCAGCACCGCCGGATTTGGCAGATATCGACGTAGAGCTGGATCCTCTCTTCGATTTACTTAGTTTTCTCTGCTTCTTTTGTTCTAAGATAAGCCATTCAGGATCCCTCATAACTGTACCGCATACACAAACGTTAAGTACCGTGCCAGCCAGCAATAACAAGGCGCCTCTCCAGCCGTATTCATCCAGTAAATATGTGGTCAGGGGAGAGTATATAAATGTTCCAAAGCCGACTCCACAAGATCCGAGTCCAACAGCCAAATTACGACGCTTCTCAAACCAGTACGCAATAGAAACTACTGCCGTGACATATAAAAGCCCCATGCCCAATCCAGCTACTATACCATAGGTAATGTACAAAGCTTCGACTGTATTACTGTACGATGCCGCAACAAAACCTATAGTAGAAGCTATACCCCCCACAATTGTCATTTTCTTACATCCATAACGATCTACCAAAGCGCTCATTATGGGACCCGCTATTAAAGGCACCGATATAAAGAGACTTCCAATCAAAGAAGTCTTCGCTTCACTTTTCTCAAAGAAATcgacaaatttaatttgaagcaATCCATATGAGAACGCCAGTCCATCAGCCACAGTGGCGATTAGGAAGGATGCAGCCACAACAACCCAACCCCAACCGCCATCAGGTATTTGAGGTCCCGGTTCTGGTTGTTTGCTGGAGCAAATACTATCAGCATCTTCCAGGCCCACAAACTTGACCCTTTCGTTGTTCGACTTGGCGTCATCATCATTCTTGTCATTGTGATAACTCACAGTCAAGCTGTTACACTGCACATCGTCTTCCGTCTTCATTGAATTTATGGTATTGAGATCATTCCCAGACTTGTTAACCTCGCTCAAGTCATGTCTTTCTTCACTATATGAATCTATGTACTTAAAATCGTTCGTCTTAACGAGCAGCGGAGACGAAGTCTTCTCCTCTTCAGACGGTATTTTATGTTCATGATTGATTAGCTTTTCTTTGCCATGGATTCCATTTGCATGAGTTCTTTGCGTGTCCATTAGTTTAGGAGCGCACttgttaagtaaaaatttaagtacgtCAAGTTTAACTACTTGTCTCTTGTCGTAGCTACTCGAACGAGAGAGAATGCAATTTGGATTtaattccaaattcaaataacaatttatctaCGTCGATGAGACGATTAATTCTCTGGACCAATTTCTTAATCTGGGATCTCTAGCTGAATAGCGACAGGGGCTTTTAGAAATACAAAGAGTGAGAGCGCAGGGATCGTTACTTGTGGAGTTCATCAAGGACCGGCTAGTCCTCGATAACAGGCAGTTGAAAAATACACTTTTCAAATTGTTGCGCTTTAATTTCTTAGGGGATTTGCCTCTTCTTGACATGTATTAAAGTTTTGCCTTTCCGAACATTTCcaaaaagaatatatgtatgataaatctgcaataaaataaaatatcaaatattaatacaacgtAAGATTcttgttatgtttaattagttcaaaattacatatcatagatacatttgttttttttctatatattttccttaataaCGAAGACAATTCTTTTCTTAACTTATacggataaataaataatttcgacGAAGACCGTATGGAGTCCATCCaaacgatttaattttttggcaTTAACGAaagtttatgaatgaaaatccTTGACACTAAGTGTTTATATTGCAGGTGCAAACTAGTAATAATCGTTTTGAATCACGctttacaaatacaaattatagtaAGATAAACATGTCACCTACGCCTATATCGATTAATGTGACAATCCGGACCAAATCTGATATGTTATCAGGGTTTAGTTTCCACTACCACGATATAAGGATAAGTCTGTCGGTGGTTCAAACTAGAGCTAGCAAATGGGATTTCTGTCGTAACACGATTACCTCATTCAGTCACGAGAACACTAGACCTATATTTCAAATCCAATTAATAGAtaccatttaaatatagaatataaacatAAGTATGCAATTGATCTATCatgtaatagtaatattaattttgtataacggCAGAGGAATGTTTATATTAGATTGGTTTTACAGTGTACTAcaattccatttttattttatttccatttaaacaaaggaaaatttactgatttataataataatatagacgAGGAAACATTTTGAAACTCAAATAGTATTATATCAAGGGAATTCTatgaatgtaaatgtaaaagaTATAGAAGCTACCTGTCTTTCTCTAACTAATTAAAAGGACAAGGACGGCCGATTTTTCGTAGAGTGATGAACCTGGAGTCCAGGTCACGGAATGTAGGAATTATCCAATGGTACAAACTATAGACTGAGAGGAGTTATTTATTCTCAACTTAAtacttatttcaaattcaatagACATAGCAACTAATCCATTGTAActtgttttttcatattatcttGTTTAACAACAGTCTATTTCTATACATGAGATAGTTTAAGCTTGAacgaaatctaaaatattctatataactttttacaataaaaacattaaccgGTTAGTCATTCTTAACGAATCTGAGTAATTTTCCATTACAGAGAATTTATGCAGTGAAGTATAAATACTTGTTACGATGCAGTGATTTATGTCAAtgattagaatttatttaacagttgtgtatttatttaagtaatattatatatttattgtatattacaaATCTAACTTTGGTGTAATGATTGTTAAATTGAGATAAACCAACTTACTAACTTGCGccaagtttgttttatttatactctATCAAAGTTCAATACAGTTCAAGACTACGCTatcttttattgtaatataaattgaaaatgtaatgtaaatgcGCCttgttcaatatataaagGAAGTACAAAAACTGTAAACAATAATGCAATGCAATAACAAACAATACGTACATTAAAACTCCGTCAGGAGTgaataaacttttttgtttatacaacaaaatgaaatactgGCAGAATATAAGTCGACCACGTTTGAAAATAGAATGTTTCACACACTGGAATGTGCACACGGATGCACAATGACGTCACCAGGAACGCGTAACGCAGGCACGTCCGAACACCGAGAAGCCGCACAACCGAATAAACATTAACTACGGATTGAGAATACAGACGGGTCAGGCTATATCGAACATGCGAATGCACGCGTCACTTCTTTTCTCTTTTAATCGAGATAGTAAGCTCGTtactgattttaaaaattagacGAGGCAAGGGTAGAGTTAGGCGGTTAAGTGCAGACCTAACTcttttattgaaagaaaagaaactgtaaacttttttttatcattttgtaCCCCGATGGACTAACGAAAAGAAAAGATTTCGAAATCACAGCGTGATTTGAAACAGCTCACTGAAGGAggttgtaaattatttttaaaacctaatACCCCCAGTCgtgttatgatttatatttaaacatttggtTCTGACGGGCGACAACCCAAAAAGCTTACAACAAACACCCCAGTACAAATGTCCTCGTTAAGTATTGGCTGAGACCAGAGTAAAGCGATGCATTCATCATAATTCATagcaatataattaacaattttcgCGCTCTTAGTTTACGTAAGACAACTGTCTAGACTGCTGGCGTGGCTCCAACTCATAAATACCAAAGAAATTCAGTCTCAGAAATAACTGTTAAACTGTTTATTACAACATTTAATAACCGCATGTACAAAGCAAACTATAGGTATCGATTTATTTGACACTCACTAATAACCTTTTAAGTctctcaaataaataaaacctcctttaaaaataaaactaaatatacatatttgttatctGTTATCGAAGTGCCTCAGTCTGTGTAACATTCCAAAACAATATGAGACAATGAACAATGCGGGTATTGTCCCCTCAATTAATGTTGTTGCATCAAATTACTGATACTAAGTGAAGATGTTTATGGCCACTGGCATCCTGAtgaagacattaaaattatacatacatattgcaTACATATATGCAttctgtttttttgttttcatattatgaCCTATTTGTACTGTctctaataatttcatattataaaaattttaacgaattattttttttttactaatacctttcaaaattaaattaaaactaattaatttactaataaataaattgtataaaaattattaaataaactaactaCAGTGCTAATAAAACACAGTCTACATGAAACGGACAAGCGAGAAATCATTTATTCGTACAATCTCATGAACAACTAAAAACtagaaaactatattatattatttatacaatatataagcATCATTACTCTTTAATACTAacgtaaaattcaaaaaacccGAGCGATCACTGTT encodes:
- the LOC116771237 gene encoding monocarboxylate transporter 14-like — its product is MDTQRTHANGIHGKEKLINHEHKIPSEEEKTSSPLLVKTNDFKYIDSYSEERHDLSEVNKSGNDLNTINSMKTEDDVQCNSLTVSYHNDKNDDDAKSNNERVKFVGLEDADSICSSKQPEPGPQIPDGGWGWVVVAASFLIATVADGLAFSYGLLQIKFVDFFEKSEAKTSLIGSLFISVPLIAGPIMSALVDRYGCKKMTIVGGIASTIGFVAASYSNTVEALYITYGIVAGLGMGLLYVTAVVSIAYWFEKRRNLAVGLGSCGVGFGTFIYSPLTTYLLDEYGWRGALLLLAGTVLNVCVCGTVMRDPEWLILEQKKQRKLSKSKRGSSSTSISAKSGGAESVYPGAEELKSLINSGEAPEHILSALISAIAEAENVEAVTKMNADLTQQQKVSSVLNLPTFLKQSERLPPEVIDQLATNERLYNIILQNYPSLLALRTGSDSKLTSEPLSKEKLKKKQKKEFDKKLERVKEKLLQPIPENGPAVITPKTWHQDWFSKQFQTDHHYLKGIRVHRNSIMHRGAMMNIAKYKLRASSCPDIYKNSMWSVEDQEEKTWGKKILHAINKTFDFNMFTEFHFLMMNLSTLVLFIWFIVPYFYISTFMEANGYSETQGSLMLSVFGVATIIGIVGLGWFGDLPWVNITKTYAMCLVACGITIVLFPILIRVMDARESYSFYILALNSLFFGLTFSSSYSYTPSILVELIALERFTMAYGLVLLSQGIGHLIGPPMAGALKDRTGYWDAAFYVAGIWVVVSGLLVGVIPYTKNFRIIGNAPLAKDVAVDPEPGVKIIIAH